Proteins encoded together in one Blastocatellia bacterium window:
- a CDS encoding 4Fe-4S dicluster domain-containing protein gives MAKVYNWQIGREMLYPYEESHPRWQFAFVFNTNRCIACQTCSMACKATWTFSRGQEYMWWNNVETKPYGSYPHFWDQKILALLERANPGGQVWNVRRKQDGRAPYGVFEGKTIFEAISEEQNEEGETFQQTSGRVLGYLPSDEEWTAPNLYEDTAWRPADQQARWGGTGVSLPTHRTWFFYLQRLCNHCTYPACLAACPRQAIYKRREDGVVLIDQERCRGYRKCVEACPYKKPMYRATTRTSEKCIACYPRLEGRDTAITPDGQPIETRCMSVCVGKIRMQGLVKIGKDGTWERDPDNPIYYMVQEEKIALPLYPQFGTEPNGFYIPPRWVPMSYLVQMFGPGAAHAVEAYVCPSRRMLALLQLFRATRAIIFRFKVEEGKKIGESEVTLPDGRTRTLEIFNDTIIGYDRKGREVVRLTVEEPFYERPRDYYNSI, from the coding sequence ATGGCTAAGGTCTACAACTGGCAAATTGGCCGAGAGATGCTCTATCCCTACGAGGAGAGCCACCCCCGGTGGCAGTTTGCCTTCGTCTTCAACACGAACCGATGCATTGCATGCCAAACCTGCAGTATGGCCTGTAAGGCGACGTGGACCTTCTCGCGGGGCCAGGAGTACATGTGGTGGAACAACGTGGAGACCAAACCCTACGGAAGCTATCCTCACTTCTGGGATCAAAAGATTCTGGCGCTGCTTGAACGGGCGAACCCGGGGGGACAGGTATGGAACGTTCGTCGCAAACAGGACGGGCGTGCCCCCTACGGCGTCTTCGAGGGCAAGACAATTTTTGAAGCCATCTCTGAGGAACAGAACGAAGAGGGGGAGACGTTCCAGCAGACCTCCGGGCGGGTGCTCGGTTACCTGCCGAGCGATGAGGAATGGACGGCGCCTAATCTCTACGAGGACACGGCCTGGCGTCCAGCCGACCAGCAGGCCCGCTGGGGTGGCACGGGTGTTTCCCTGCCGACGCACCGAACCTGGTTCTTCTATCTTCAGCGGCTCTGCAACCATTGCACGTACCCGGCTTGTCTGGCAGCCTGCCCGCGCCAGGCGATTTACAAGCGCCGCGAAGACGGCGTCGTTCTGATTGATCAAGAGCGCTGTCGCGGCTATCGCAAATGCGTGGAAGCCTGCCCGTACAAAAAGCCGATGTACCGTGCGACCACCCGCACATCGGAAAAGTGCATCGCCTGCTATCCGCGCCTGGAAGGCAGAGACACGGCAATTACTCCCGACGGTCAGCCCATCGAAACCCGGTGCATGTCCGTGTGCGTGGGAAAAATCCGAATGCAGGGACTCGTGAAGATCGGTAAAGATGGAACCTGGGAGAGAGACCCGGACAATCCCATCTACTACATGGTGCAGGAAGAGAAGATCGCCCTGCCGCTCTATCCTCAATTTGGCACTGAACCCAACGGCTTTTACATCCCTCCCCGTTGGGTGCCGATGAGCTATCTCGTCCAGATGTTCGGCCCCGGAGCCGCTCATGCCGTCGAAGCTTACGTCTGCCCATCCCGGCGCATGCTTGCGCTTCTGCAACTGTTCCGGGCGACGCGGGCCATCATTTTCCGATTCAAAGTTGAAGAGGGCAAAAAGATCGGCGAAAGCGAAGTTACTCTGCCCGACGGGCGAACGAGGACGCTGGAAATCTTCAACGATACAATCATCGGCTACGACCGGAAAGGGCGAGAAGTCGTCCGCCTGACGGTCGAGGAACCCTTCTATGAGCGACCCAGGGACTACTACAACAGCATCTAG
- a CDS encoding molecular chaperone TorD family protein: MSDPGTTTTASSASTDPSGAWGLAGPATAEEAQFAGEATSLLAHRDLWLLVSVGFVDPYHRDRFAMLTDAAFRQRVIEAAAVVADEHPNVEIGPGERSPHELSPGALFALLDNEAHRIQATYRQVFGLTAISPTCPPCETEWEPNTDIFYRCQRLADIAGFYHAFGLELSPSCGERLDHISVEAEFLYVLLAKEAAALADGDHEAVDICRDARRKFFQEHVGWWVPAFARSVERVAPPGYYRQLAQFTAALSAAERLSLTLPPFTVPMIPRPSLNEAPVACEECG; encoded by the coding sequence ATGAGCGACCCAGGGACTACTACAACAGCATCTAGCGCCAGCACCGATCCATCCGGCGCCTGGGGTCTCGCCGGACCGGCCACGGCCGAAGAGGCACAGTTTGCAGGCGAAGCGACGTCGTTGCTCGCGCATCGGGATCTGTGGCTTCTGGTGAGCGTGGGTTTCGTGGATCCTTACCATCGAGATCGCTTCGCTATGCTGACGGACGCAGCATTTCGACAACGGGTGATCGAAGCCGCAGCAGTCGTGGCCGATGAACATCCGAATGTCGAAATAGGCCCCGGCGAGAGATCGCCTCACGAGCTGTCGCCGGGTGCGCTATTTGCGCTCCTCGACAACGAGGCTCATCGTATCCAAGCCACCTATCGCCAGGTTTTCGGACTGACGGCAATTTCTCCAACTTGTCCTCCCTGCGAAACCGAATGGGAACCTAACACGGACATTTTCTACCGCTGTCAGCGACTGGCCGACATTGCGGGATTTTATCACGCCTTCGGACTGGAATTATCCCCCTCGTGCGGAGAGCGGCTCGATCACATCAGTGTGGAGGCCGAGTTCCTGTACGTTTTGCTGGCCAAGGAAGCGGCTGCTCTGGCCGATGGAGATCACGAAGCCGTGGACATCTGTCGGGATGCTCGACGAAAGTTCTTCCAGGAACACGTGGGATGGTGGGTGCCCGCTTTCGCTCGGAGCGTTGAACGTGTAGCGCCACCGGGCTACTATCGCCAGTTGGCGCAGTTCACAGCAGCCCTTTCGGCCGCCGAACGACTGAGCCTGACCTTGCCTCCCTTCACCGTACCGATGATTCCCCGGCCATCTTTGAATGAAGCACCGGTGGCCTGCGAGGAATGCGGATAG